The following proteins are encoded in a genomic region of Arachis stenosperma cultivar V10309 chromosome 4, arast.V10309.gnm1.PFL2, whole genome shotgun sequence:
- the LOC130973528 gene encoding uncharacterized protein LOC130973528 has product MAENLMTIARGQSILEAPLFDDRNYTEWKEHMETFTKSLDFKLWLIIKNGPNVPKKVVNGIEEEKSEDDFDDEDMKSVQQASTARHILLCALINSDVYKEILHYKTAKEIWDELENRDRIKNVNSSTPQTNDVEPRSDQHNGPNFAFVDETGNPKNNDFFKLCVPLYKHALEGNWEEAKKILKKDERLKNAYIASGWPTVLHIAAGAGVGEKHVHFVQRLMKEFLDEGDLLLEDYNGNTAFFFAAAFGSMQVVDLMLEMNRSVANARGVKGFTPVHFAALQGRCEMAWHLYDITKPIFTEDDWNQLFFNCINTGLYGLALEMAEAKPELAYARDYHDETALHLLAKNHSDSCCQSPHHQSHTIMINPAMKQQVVYQLVKSLWSTICDDSTGNGIIDIISEPCQPIFAAAEVGNFGFLSELISGYPSLIWAKDEKEQTIIHKAVKYRQASIYNVIHEIGCQKDIIVTMVDTSGNTLLHLAAQIAPPSRLELVSGAAFQMCLELVWFKEVKKIMPPSFIKSTNSEGLTAGELFTREHTQLRKDAESWMKSTAENCMLIATVIATGVFAAAISIPGGVDDAKGKPNYLKKPSFLVFAISDAAAFISSAAAILIFLSILVSRYAESDFYKSLPLKLIFGLVALFFSITSMMVAVASAFFITYYYDSDWVPGFISAFVCLPILLFIFLQFKLWYVIMYSTFYCKNLFKPDKKMLYVLKD; this is encoded by the exons ATGGCTGAAAATTTGATGACTATAGCTAGAGGACAATCTATCTTGGAGGCACCACTTTTTGATGATAGAAATTACACTGAATGGAAGGAACATATGGAGACATTTACAAAGTCTTTGGACTTCAAACTTTGGCTTATCATTAAGAATGGACCAAATGTTCCAAAAAAGGTTGTAAATGGAATTGAAGAGGAAAAATCGGAAGATGATTTTGATGATGAAGACATGAAGAGTGTACAACAAGCCTCAACAGCAAGACACATCTTATTATGTGCTCTAATAAACtcagatgtttacaaagaaatCTTGCACTACAAAACAGCCAAAGAAATATGGGACGAGCTTGAAAACAG GGATAGAATTAAAAATGTGAACTCATCGACTCCGCAAACAAATGACGTGGAGCCCAGGTCTGATCAACATAATGGTCCCAACTTTGCATTTGTAGATGAAACAG GAAATCCAAAGAATAATGATTTCTTCAAGCTGTGTGTTCCCCTATACAAGCATGCACTAGAAGGTAACTGGGAAGAAGCAAAGAAGATCCTAAAGAAAGATGAGAGGTTGAAGAATGCCTACATAGCAAGTGGATGGCCTACAGTGTTACACATAGCAGCAGGAGCAGGTGTGGGTGAAAAGCATGTTCACTTTGTGCAACGACTAATGAAGGAATTTCTAGATGAAGGAGACTTATTGTTGGAAGATTACAATGGAAACACTGCGTTTTTCTTTGCTGCTGCATTTGGGAGCATGCAAGTTGTTGACTTGATGCTGGAGATGAATCGATCAGTGGCAAACGCTAGAGGTGTAAAAGGATTCACCCCCGTTCACTTTGCTGCATTGCAAGGCAGATGTGAAATGGCTTGGCATTTGTATGACATAACAAAACCAATATTCACAGAGGATGATTGGAACCAATTGTTCTTCAATTGTATCAACACTGGCCTCTATG GCTTAGCCTTAGAAATGGCAGAAGCTAAACCAGAGCTAGCTTATGCAAGGGATTATCACGACGAGACAGCTTTGCATCTCTTGGCTAAAAATCATTCGGATTCTTGTTGCCAAAGTCCACACCATCAAAGCCACACCATCATGATCAACCCTG CCATGAAGCAGCAAGTAGTTTATCAATTGGTCAAAAGCCTTTGGAGCACAATTTGTGACGATTCCACAGGGAATGGGATAATTGATATCATAAGCGAGCCATGTCAACCAATATTTGCTGCTGCAGAAGTTGGTAATTTTGGGTTCTTGTCAGAGCTTATTAGTGGCTATCCAAGCTTGATATGGGCAAAGGATGAGAAAGAACAAACTATAATTCACAAAGCTGTGAAGTATCGCCAGGCAAGCATCTACAATGTGATACATGAGATTGGTTGTCAAAAGGATATTATAGTGACTATGGTAGACACCAGTGGTAATACTCTCTTGCATTTGGCTGCACAAATAGCACCACCAAGCAGACTTGAACTAGTTTCTGGAGCAGCTTTTCAGATGTGCCTTGAGTTAGTATGGTTCAAG GAAGTAAAGAAGATAATGCCACCATCCTTTATAAAATCAACAAACTCAGAAGGCTTAACTGCTGGAGAGTTATTCACAAGGGAGCACACACAGTTGCGAAAAGATGCAGAGTCTTGGATGAAAAGCACAGCTGAGAATTGTATGCTGATTGCAACCGTCATTGCAACGGGGGTGTTTGCTGCTGCAATAAGCATACCAGGTGGTGTTGACGATGCAAAAGGGAAACCAAACTACTTGAAAAAGCCATCTTTTTTGGTGTTTGCAATCTCAGATGCAGCTGCATTTATCTCATCAGCAGCTGCAATATTAATATTCTTGTCCATTCTTGTTTCGCGTTATGCTGAGTCTGATTTCTACAAGTCACTGCCCTTGAAGCTCATATTTGGATTGGTAGCGTTGTTCTTCTCAATAACAAGCATGATGGTAGCAGTTGCAAGTGCCTTCTTCATTACTTACTATTATGACTCAGATTGGGTTCCTGGTTTTATTTCTGCGTTTGTGTGTCTACCAATACTTCTTTTCATATTTTTGCAGTTTAAATTATGGTATGTGATAATGTATTCAACGTTTTATTGTAAGAATCTTTTTAAGCCAGACAAGAAAATGCTTTATGTATTGAAAGATTAG
- the LOC130976479 gene encoding uncharacterized protein LOC130976479: MAENLMTIARGQSILEAPLFDDRNYTEWKEHMETFTKSLDFKLWLIIKNGPNVPKKVVNGIEEEKSEDEFDDEDMKSVQQASTARHILLCALINSDVYKEILHFKTAKEIWDELENRERINNVNLWTPQTNHVKAKSDQYSCPSLVFLEETGNPKNNNDFFNLCVPLYKHALEGNWEEAKRIIEKDRRLKNAAIASGLPTVLHIAAGAGEGAKHVHFVEQLLMPEFLNEEDLQLQDYNGNTAFCFAAAAGNMQVVDLMLNKNPSVVWARGAKGATPIQFAALQGRCEVVCHLYDTTKQRFTKDDEKQLFFTCINTGLYGLALKMAQENSELAYARDENNETALHLLAKNHLDSCCQSPHHQNHTIMINPGMKQQVVYQLVKSLWSTICNNSTMDGIIDIISEPCQPIFAAAEVGNFGFLSELISGYPSLIWARDEQEQQTIIHKAVKYRQASIYNVIHEIGSQKDIIVTMVDTSGNTLLHLAAQIAPPSRLELVSGAAFQMCLELVWFKEVKKIMPPTHIKSTNSEGLTAGELFAREHTQLRKDAEAWMKSTAENCMLIATVIATGVFAAAISIPGGVDDAKGKPNYLKKPSFLVFAISDAAAFISSAAAILIFLSILVSRYAESDFYKSLPLKLIFGLVALFFSITSMMVAVASAFFITYYYDSNWVPSFISVFVCLPILLFIILQFKLWFEIMYSTFYCKNIFKPDKKMLYVLKS, from the exons ATGGCTGAAAATTTGATGACTATAGCTAGAGGACAATCTATCTTGGAGGCACCACTTTTTGATGATAGAAATTACACTGAATGGAAGGAACATATGGAGACATTTACAAAGTCTTTGGACTTCAAACTTTGGCTTATCATTAAGAATGGACCAAATGTTCCAAAAAAGGTTGTAAATGGAATTGAAGAGGAAAAATCGgaagatgaatttgatgatgaagACATGAAGAGTGTACAACAAGCCTCAACAGCAAGACACATCTTATTATGTGCTCTAATAAACtcagatgtttacaaagaaatCTTGCACTTCAAAACAGCCAAAGAAATATGGGACGAGCTTGAAAACAG GGAGAGAATTAACAATGTGAACCTATGGACTCCGCAAACAAATCACGTGAAGGCCAAGTCTGATCAATATAGTTGTCCCAGCCTTGTTTTTctagaagaaacag GAAATCCAAAGAATAATAATGATTTCTTCAACCTGTGCGTTCCCCTATACAAGCATGCACTAGAAGGTAACTGGGAAGAAGCGAAGAGAATCATAGAGAAGGATAGGAGGTTGAAGAATGCAGCCATAGCAAGTGGATTGCCTACAGTGTTACACATAGCAGCAGGTGCAGGTGAGGGTGCAAAGCATGTTCACTTTGTGGAACAACTACTGATGCCAGAATTTCTAAACGAAGAAGACCTACAGTTGCAAGATTACAATGGAAACACTGCGTTTTGCTTTGCTGCTGCAGCTGGGAACATGCAAGTTGTTGATTTGATGCTGAATAAGAATCCATCAGTGGTATGGGCTAGGGGTGCAAAAGGAGCCACCCCTATTCAATTTGCTGCATTGCAAGGCAGATGTGAAGTGGTTTGCCATCTATATGACACAACAAAACAAAGATTCACAAAGGATGATGAGAAGCAATTGTTCTTCACTTGTATCAACACTGGACTCTATG GCTTAGCCTTAAAAATGGCGCAAGAAAACTCAGAGCTAGCTTATGCAAGGGATGAAAACAATGAGACAGCTTTGCATCTCTTGGCTAAAAACCATTTGGATTCTTGTTGTCAAAGTCCACACCATCAAAACCACACGATCATGATCAACCCTG GAATGAAGCAGCAAGTAGTTTATCAGTTGGTCAAAAGCCTTTGGAGCACAATTTGTAACAATTCCACTATGGATGGGATAATTGATATCATAAGCGAGCCATGTCAACCAATATTTGCTGCTGCAGAAGTTGGTAATTTTGGGTTCTTGTCAGAGCTTATTAGTGGCTATCCAAGCTTGATATGGGCAAGGGATGAGCAAGAACAACAAACTATAATTCACAAAGCTGTCAAATATCGCCAGGCAAGCATCTACAATGTGATACATGAGATTGGTTCTCAAAAGGATATTATAGTGACTATGGTAGACACCAGTGGTAATACTCTCTTGCATTTGGCTGCACAAATAGCACCACCAAGCAGACTTGAACTGGTTTCGGGAGCAGCTTTTCAAATGTGCCTTGAGTTGGTATGGTTCAAG GAAGTAAAGAAGATAATGCCACCAACGCATATAAAATCCACAAATTCAGAAGGCTTAACTGCTGGAGAATTATTCGCAAGGGAGCACACACAGTTGCGAAAAGATGCAGAGGCTTGGATGAAAAGCACAGCAGAGAATTGTATGCTGATTGCAACCGTCATTGCAACGGGGGTGTTTGCTGCTGCAATAAGCATACCAGGCGGTGTTGACGATGCAAAAGGGAAACCAAACTACTTGAAAAAGCCATCTTTTTTGGTGTTTGCAATCTCAGATGCAGCTGCATTTATCTCATCAGCAGCTGCAATATTAATATTCTTGTCCATTCTTGTTTCGCGTTATGCTGAGTCTGATTTCTATAAGTCATTGCCCTTGAAACTCATATTTGGATTGGTAGCGTTGTTCTTCTCAATAACAAGCATGATGGTAGCAGTTGCAAGTGCCTTCTTCATTACTTATTATTATGACTCAAATTGGGTTCCTAGTTTTATTTCTGTGTTTGTGTGTCTACCAATActtcttttcataattttgCAGTTTAAATTATGGTTTGAGATAATGTATTCAACTTTTTACTGTAAGAATATTTTTAAGCCGGACAAAAAAATGCTTTATGTATTAAAAAGTTAG